Proteins from one Planctomyces sp. SH-PL62 genomic window:
- a CDS encoding DUF1559 domain-containing protein has translation MPPFPAPRPLRRGFTLIELLVVIAIIAVLIALLLPAVQSAREAARRIQCRNNLKQLGLAMHQYLSVYNVLPKGGPGGIVSPSVLASPAGHELRVLSWGSAMLPYMDQAPIYNAINQTRWYVQDENLTASQARLSTFLCPSNPAGDVGKPNGDDPTSPVMGRNDYGGNWGERALRCYPASNCQNNYGTSAGEGRGVIMHRDEPNITLMDIPDGTTYTAVLGEAPNALHGLWMGHKNFFDQSAPLNARYSSSPTGTFASCQVMNTDKRKGQLGCDFGQEFHSYHVGGANFLMVDGSVRFLKESMDLRVFSAFLSRKGSEIISADAE, from the coding sequence ATGCCTCCCTTCCCCGCCCCGCGCCCCTTGCGCCGGGGGTTCACGCTGATCGAACTCCTGGTGGTCATCGCGATCATCGCCGTCCTGATCGCCTTGCTGCTCCCCGCCGTGCAATCCGCCCGCGAGGCCGCCCGGCGCATCCAGTGTCGCAACAACCTCAAGCAATTGGGGCTTGCGATGCATCAATATCTCAGCGTTTACAACGTGCTCCCCAAGGGAGGCCCCGGGGGCATCGTCTCCCCCAGCGTCCTCGCCTCGCCCGCCGGCCACGAGCTTCGCGTGCTGAGCTGGGGATCGGCCATGCTCCCGTACATGGACCAGGCCCCGATCTACAACGCCATCAACCAGACCCGGTGGTACGTGCAGGACGAGAACCTGACGGCCAGCCAGGCCCGGCTGTCGACCTTCCTTTGCCCGTCGAACCCGGCTGGAGACGTGGGCAAGCCCAACGGCGACGACCCGACCTCGCCGGTGATGGGCCGCAACGATTACGGCGGCAACTGGGGCGAGCGCGCCTTGCGCTGCTATCCCGCGTCCAATTGCCAGAATAATTATGGGACGTCCGCCGGCGAGGGTCGGGGAGTCATCATGCATCGCGACGAGCCCAACATCACCCTGATGGATATCCCCGACGGCACGACCTATACGGCCGTCCTGGGCGAGGCCCCCAACGCCTTGCACGGCCTCTGGATGGGCCACAAAAACTTCTTCGACCAGAGCGCGCCGCTCAACGCCCGCTACAGCTCGTCCCCAACCGGCACCTTCGCATCGTGCCAGGTCATGAACACCGACAAGCGAAAGGGCCAGCTCGGCTGCGACTTCGGTCAGGAGTTCCATTCGTACCACGTCGGCGGGGCGAACTTCCTGATGGTCGACGGCTCGGTCCGGTTCCTCAAAGAGTCGATGGACCTCAGGGTCTTCTCAGCCTTCCTCTCGCGCAAGGGCTCCGAGATCATCAGCGCGGACGCCGAGTAA
- a CDS encoding TolC family protein, producing the protein MAGRTAPERRIDGTTVRRLMGAAIVVLLGLCVLVDSAAAQGMSSGGTPSTGEAEEGARGSALGPLDGGEPGDPERFGGLQGGAGRSGGTTGSSGRSLTQGSPGDPDESLLPPPIGSSGANLGDGSPGASGPGLLGGRLGRAAIPNIRPGGGSQQGRASPLAGRIQKERTDVEPLDFDAGTLAKRPRLELPSTPDDPGPAEGLTLDAALDRMLQCNLNIVALRYEIPKADADLLTAGLRSNPILYADVQGAPYGRYTEERPGGGGLPQYDVNISVPLDVSRKRKARMEVAAKARKVTEAQLLDELRRMTEQLYTAYVNALAARETVRYSQAYRDGITTILDATERRRDQAEGQDREDLDEAVAELRSRASQAAFQLKQAERASTRTHRTIGQLLFMPGNEIRSLRLRGRLREDVPIPDDASLVRTALEHRPDLAAYRLGLLRAGADVRLARANRYSDVYAVYQPYTFQDGQYQGVKSARSYGFGVNIALPMFNRNQGNIRRAEANVAQTQAEAQALEYEIIREVEDQAQDLRDTLASVEELERDGLTAARKSRDAAFRAFQADPSRAGDFLGEQQDFDEVVQQYRNALIELRQDMLDLNISTGVKMFP; encoded by the coding sequence ATGGCGGGACGGACGGCCCCTGAGCGGAGGATCGACGGAACGACCGTCCGACGGCTCATGGGAGCGGCGATCGTCGTCCTGCTGGGCCTTTGCGTCCTGGTCGATTCCGCCGCCGCCCAGGGGATGAGTTCGGGTGGGACGCCTTCGACGGGAGAGGCCGAGGAGGGCGCACGCGGGTCGGCCCTCGGGCCGCTCGACGGCGGCGAGCCGGGCGACCCGGAGCGGTTCGGCGGCCTGCAAGGGGGCGCGGGACGCTCCGGGGGGACGACCGGATCGTCGGGACGGAGCCTGACGCAAGGGAGCCCCGGCGACCCGGACGAGTCGCTCCTCCCGCCGCCGATCGGATCGTCGGGCGCGAATCTCGGCGACGGCTCGCCGGGTGCCTCTGGGCCGGGCCTGCTGGGGGGCCGCCTCGGCCGTGCCGCGATCCCCAACATCCGGCCCGGCGGCGGATCGCAACAGGGCCGGGCCTCGCCGCTGGCAGGGCGGATCCAGAAGGAACGGACCGATGTCGAGCCCCTGGACTTCGACGCGGGCACTCTCGCCAAACGTCCGAGGCTCGAACTCCCCTCGACGCCCGACGATCCAGGCCCCGCAGAGGGCCTGACCCTTGATGCGGCCCTGGATCGGATGCTGCAATGCAACCTCAACATCGTGGCCCTCCGCTATGAGATCCCCAAGGCCGACGCCGACCTGCTGACCGCCGGCCTGCGGAGCAATCCCATCCTCTACGCCGACGTGCAGGGAGCCCCCTACGGGCGATACACCGAGGAACGCCCCGGCGGCGGGGGACTGCCGCAATACGACGTGAACATCTCCGTACCACTGGACGTCAGCCGGAAGCGCAAGGCCAGGATGGAGGTCGCCGCGAAGGCCAGGAAGGTCACCGAGGCCCAGCTGCTGGACGAGCTGCGCAGGATGACCGAGCAGCTCTATACGGCCTACGTCAACGCCCTCGCCGCGCGTGAGACGGTCCGCTACAGCCAGGCCTACCGCGACGGGATCACCACGATCCTGGACGCCACCGAACGCCGCCGGGACCAGGCCGAGGGCCAAGATCGCGAGGACCTCGACGAGGCCGTCGCCGAGTTGCGCAGCCGCGCCAGCCAGGCGGCGTTCCAGCTCAAGCAGGCGGAGCGGGCGTCGACCCGGACCCATCGAACGATCGGGCAGCTCCTCTTCATGCCTGGCAACGAGATCCGGTCGCTCCGGCTCCGCGGGCGGCTCCGCGAGGATGTCCCGATCCCCGACGACGCCAGCCTCGTCCGCACGGCCCTGGAGCACCGGCCGGATCTGGCCGCCTATCGCCTGGGGCTCCTTCGCGCCGGGGCCGACGTCCGGCTCGCGCGCGCCAACCGCTATTCGGACGTCTACGCGGTCTATCAGCCCTACACCTTCCAGGACGGCCAGTATCAGGGCGTGAAGAGCGCGCGGTCGTACGGCTTCGGCGTCAACATCGCACTGCCGATGTTCAACCGCAACCAGGGCAACATCCGCCGCGCCGAGGCGAACGTCGCCCAGACGCAGGCCGAGGCGCAGGCCCTCGAATACGAGATCATCCGCGAGGTCGAGGATCAGGCCCAGGACCTCCGCGACACCCTGGCCTCCGTCGAGGAACTGGAGCGGGACGGCCTCACCGCCGCCCGCAAAAGCCGCGACGCGGCGTTCCGGGCCTTCCAGGCCGATCCCTCTCGAGCCGGCGACTTCCTGGGAGAGCAGCAGGACTTCGACGAGGTCGTCCAGCAGTATCGCAACGCCCTGATCGAGCTGCGACAGGACATGCTCGACCTGAACATATCCACCGGAGTCAAGATGTTCCCCTAG